From a region of the Vagococcus coleopterorum genome:
- a CDS encoding CtsR family transcriptional regulator — translation MSKMNTSDLIEEYIIELLSKENVIELQRFEVASIFNCVPSQINYVINTRFTIPHGYQVISKRGGGGYIRISKVELREEDRLSELSNIFEETVTEKETRAILNQLLEYDILTQNEAFLIEPFFEDKLLENNHKLRAEMLDVLLERLTYKDKE, via the coding sequence ATGAGCAAAATGAATACATCTGATTTAATTGAAGAGTATATAATTGAGTTACTCTCTAAAGAAAACGTGATTGAGCTTCAACGTTTTGAGGTTGCCTCTATATTTAATTGCGTTCCATCTCAAATTAATTATGTTATAAACACGAGATTTACAATTCCTCATGGTTATCAGGTAATCAGTAAACGTGGTGGTGGTGGTTATATTAGAATTTCAAAAGTAGAATTGAGAGAAGAAGACCGGTTGAGCGAGTTATCAAACATATTCGAAGAAACAGTCACTGAAAAAGAAACAAGGGCTATTTTAAATCAACTTCTTGAGTATGATATACTCACTCAAAATGAAGCGTTTTTGATAGAACCTTTTTTTGAAGATAAACTTTTAGAGAATAATCATAAATTACGTGCAGAAATGCTTGATGTTTTACTAGAACGATTAACATATAAAGACAAGGAGTGA
- a CDS encoding ATP-dependent Clp protease ATP-binding subunit, translated as MKKYFTEKAKEVLMIAQEKTVSYKHNAVGSEHLLLGLIEEPDGIAGKVLRESGLTASFVHEEIEKIIGYGTVKGVAGFLPYSPRTQKILAFAGDEANRLGAPNIGTEHILLGILRDPDIFAARILSNFGLDIAKTRQYVLKKIGVTENRNSKVGKRNTTQTPKNNSLTPTLDSLARDLTEMARKEQIDPVVGRDQEIKRIIQVLSRRTKNNPVLVGEPGVGKTAIAEGLAQHIVLGNVPNNLASKRLMMLDMGSMVAGTKYRGEFEDRMKNIIEEIYHAGNVILFIDELHTVIGAGGAEGAIDAANILKPALARGEVQTIGATTNNEYQKYIEKDAALERRFAKIMVEEPSENEAIQILMGLKSRYEEHHRVVITKEAIENAVFLSKRYLPSRQLPDKAIDLLDEAAAKVRINSKEKVSPITKLEDKLSQIKQDKNNAILNQDFELAASMRLKEKNQIKKLESAITEDANASEIFDAEVTSEDIAEVLSEWTAIPLKQLEKKDAKKLIELESELHKRVVGQEEAVVAVSKAIRRSRSGLKDPKRPIGSFMFLGPTGVGKTELAKALAEVVFGSEDALVRVDMSEFMEKHSSSRLVGSPPGYVGYDEGGQLSEKIRQKPYSVILFDEVEKAHPDIFNILLQVLDDGFLTDSKGRKVDFRNTIIIMTSNIGATALREEKSVGFNTVSATNDHRVMRARVLEELKKAFRPEFLNRIDDNIVFHSLGEKDLRNIIKIMSQPIVSRLAEQDIKLIITNSALDVIAKEGFDPEYGARPLRRALQKEVEDRLSDAILTGEIVSGDKVTIGARKGSITQTVSEKTLEKVK; from the coding sequence TTGAAAAAATATTTTACTGAGAAAGCTAAAGAAGTATTGATGATTGCCCAAGAGAAGACGGTCTCGTATAAACATAATGCTGTTGGTTCGGAACACTTATTATTAGGTTTAATAGAAGAACCAGATGGAATTGCAGGTAAAGTTTTACGTGAATCAGGATTAACAGCTTCTTTTGTACATGAAGAAATTGAAAAAATAATTGGCTATGGAACTGTTAAGGGCGTAGCTGGTTTTTTACCATACTCTCCCAGAACGCAAAAAATATTAGCTTTTGCAGGAGATGAAGCAAATCGATTAGGCGCACCAAATATTGGCACTGAACATATTCTTTTAGGTATCTTACGTGATCCTGATATTTTTGCTGCTAGAATTTTAAGTAATTTTGGGTTAGATATTGCTAAAACACGACAATATGTTTTAAAAAAAATAGGCGTAACTGAAAATAGAAATAGTAAAGTTGGCAAGCGAAATACTACACAGACGCCTAAGAATAATTCTTTAACACCAACCCTTGATTCTTTAGCTAGAGACCTTACTGAAATGGCTAGAAAAGAACAAATTGATCCGGTTGTTGGTCGAGATCAAGAAATTAAAAGGATCATTCAAGTTTTAAGTAGACGGACTAAAAATAATCCAGTATTAGTTGGTGAACCAGGTGTTGGTAAAACGGCTATTGCAGAAGGATTAGCTCAACATATTGTCTTAGGGAATGTACCGAATAATTTAGCGTCTAAACGGTTGATGATGTTAGATATGGGATCAATGGTTGCAGGAACTAAATATCGTGGTGAGTTTGAAGATCGTATGAAAAATATTATTGAAGAAATTTATCATGCAGGGAATGTTATTTTATTCATTGATGAACTACATACGGTAATAGGTGCTGGTGGTGCAGAAGGTGCGATTGACGCTGCTAATATTTTAAAACCCGCTTTAGCACGAGGAGAAGTTCAAACGATTGGTGCAACAACTAATAATGAATATCAAAAATATATTGAAAAAGATGCCGCGCTAGAACGCCGCTTTGCAAAGATAATGGTTGAAGAGCCTTCTGAAAATGAAGCCATTCAAATTTTAATGGGATTAAAATCTCGTTATGAGGAGCATCATCGTGTTGTCATTACAAAAGAAGCTATTGAGAATGCGGTATTTCTTTCTAAAAGATATTTACCAAGTAGACAATTGCCTGATAAAGCGATTGATTTACTAGATGAGGCGGCTGCGAAAGTTCGCATTAATAGTAAAGAAAAAGTTTCTCCAATTACCAAGTTAGAAGATAAGCTGAGTCAGATTAAACAAGATAAAAATAATGCTATTTTAAATCAAGATTTTGAACTTGCTGCAAGCATGAGGCTAAAAGAAAAAAATCAGATTAAGAAATTAGAAAGTGCGATAACTGAAGATGCTAATGCAAGTGAAATATTTGACGCTGAAGTAACATCTGAAGATATTGCTGAAGTTTTGTCAGAATGGACGGCAATCCCACTGAAGCAACTTGAAAAGAAAGATGCTAAAAAATTAATAGAATTAGAATCCGAACTACATAAACGTGTGGTTGGTCAGGAAGAAGCAGTTGTGGCTGTCTCAAAAGCAATTAGACGCAGTCGTAGTGGATTAAAAGATCCTAAACGGCCGATTGGTTCATTTATGTTCTTAGGGCCTACAGGTGTAGGTAAAACAGAATTAGCTAAAGCATTGGCAGAGGTAGTGTTTGGTTCTGAAGATGCATTGGTACGTGTAGATATGTCAGAATTTATGGAAAAACATAGCTCTAGTCGATTGGTTGGTTCTCCTCCGGGTTATGTAGGGTATGACGAGGGTGGACAGCTTTCTGAAAAAATCAGACAAAAACCATATTCTGTCATTCTTTTTGACGAAGTTGAGAAAGCACACCCAGATATTTTTAATATCTTATTACAGGTGTTGGATGATGGTTTCTTAACAGATTCTAAAGGTCGAAAAGTCGATTTTAGAAATACCATTATTATCATGACCTCAAATATTGGTGCTACAGCATTAAGAGAAGAGAAGTCAGTTGGTTTTAATACGGTGTCTGCAACTAATGATCATCGTGTAATGAGAGCTCGTGTACTAGAAGAATTAAAGAAAGCATTCCGTCCCGAGTTCTTAAATAGAATTGACGATAACATTGTCTTCCATTCATTGGGAGAAAAAGATTTAAGAAATATTATTAAGATTATGAGCCAACCAATAGTTTCTCGTTTAGCAGAGCAAGACATTAAGCTGATTATTACCAATAGTGCACTAGATGTTATTGCAAAAGAAGGCTTTGATCCTGAATACGGAGCTCGTCCCCTTAGACGTGCTCTTCAAAAAGAAGTTGAAGATCGCTTAAGTGATGCAATTTTAACAGGTGAGATTGTCTCTGGTGATAAAGTTACAATCGGTGCTAGAAAAGGTAGTATTACACAAACTGTCTCAGAAAAAACACTTGAAAAAGTGAAATAA
- a CDS encoding peptidase U32 family protein: protein MSIEITATVESLDQAQKLLDAGVDTIYFGEETFGLRMPTNFSRRELKELVDMAHAAGKKATIAVNGIMHPEKMLLVPEFLDYLVEIKVDQITVGDTGVIHLINKNNLPLPFIYDAHTLVTSARQINFWGKRGAIGAVVAREVPYLEMKDMAKILNVFGEVLVYGATCIHQSKRPLVENFFSYIKSSEEATKDRGLFISEPKKDETHYSVYEDSHGTHIFADNDVNLMSELSKLEEMSYNHWKLDGIYTPGEQFVTIAKLFVEARDLMSAGKWNDVEATRLNELVIANHPSERSLDTGFFLMDPDEVK, encoded by the coding sequence ATGTCTATTGAAATTACTGCGACTGTTGAATCGTTGGATCAAGCGCAAAAACTACTTGATGCAGGTGTGGATACGATTTATTTTGGTGAAGAAACTTTTGGATTACGTATGCCAACCAATTTTTCAAGAAGAGAACTAAAAGAATTAGTTGATATGGCTCATGCGGCTGGTAAAAAAGCAACAATTGCTGTTAATGGAATCATGCATCCAGAAAAAATGCTACTTGTTCCAGAATTTTTAGATTACTTAGTTGAAATTAAAGTCGATCAAATTACAGTTGGTGATACAGGGGTTATTCATTTAATTAATAAAAATAATTTGCCATTACCATTTATTTACGATGCACACACATTGGTGACAAGCGCGCGACAAATTAATTTTTGGGGTAAGCGTGGTGCAATTGGTGCAGTCGTTGCTCGTGAGGTACCCTATTTAGAAATGAAAGATATGGCTAAAATCTTAAATGTTTTTGGAGAAGTGTTGGTTTATGGGGCAACGTGTATTCATCAATCTAAGCGTCCTTTGGTTGAGAACTTCTTTTCATATATCAAAAGTTCTGAAGAAGCTACTAAAGATCGTGGTCTGTTTATTTCAGAGCCTAAAAAAGATGAAACACATTATTCCGTTTATGAAGATAGTCACGGCACGCATATTTTTGCAGATAATGATGTTAACTTAATGAGCGAACTGTCTAAACTGGAAGAGATGTCATATAATCATTGGAAACTTGATGGGATTTATACTCCTGGAGAACAATTTGTGACGATTGCAAAATTATTTGTTGAAGCTAGAGATTTGATGAGTGCAGGGAAGTGGAATGATGTAGAAGCAACGCGCTTAAATGAGTTAGTGATTGCTAATCATCCGTCAGAACGTAGTCTAGATACGGGATTCTTCTTGATGGACCCAGATGAAGTAAAATAA
- a CDS encoding peptidase U32 family protein translates to MDKTTLKRPEVLAPAGTLEKLKTAIHYGADAVYIGGDAYGLRSRAGNFSFEEMAEGVAFAKEYDAKVYVAANMVTHEGDEQGAGEFFRTLRDIGINAVIVSDPALIEICATEAPGLPIHLSTQASATNYETLEFWKEEGLERVVLAREVSMEEVAAIRANTDIEIEAFIHGAMCISYSGRCTLSNHMSQRDANRGGCSQSCRWKYDLFDMPYAGEHRSLLTNGEIADEPFSMSAVDMSMIEHIPDLIQNGVDSFKIEGRMKSIHYVSTVANVYKKAVDSYMEDPENYECKQEWIDELWKVAQRELATGFYYQTPTEEEQLFGERRKIPVYKFIGEVLSYDEETKIATIRQRNHFRVGDEIEFYGPGFHHFEQTVEEMKNEDGEEIDRAPNAMMILTMPVLEPVQPGDMIRKKK, encoded by the coding sequence ATGGATAAAACAACTTTAAAAAGACCTGAAGTTTTAGCTCCAGCTGGAACTTTAGAAAAATTAAAAACGGCCATTCATTATGGTGCAGATGCCGTTTATATCGGTGGAGATGCCTATGGCTTAAGAAGTCGAGCAGGTAATTTTAGTTTTGAAGAGATGGCTGAAGGGGTAGCATTTGCAAAAGAATACGATGCAAAAGTTTATGTTGCTGCTAATATGGTAACTCATGAAGGTGATGAGCAAGGTGCAGGTGAATTTTTCCGTACGTTACGCGATATCGGTATCAATGCAGTTATTGTATCCGATCCAGCCTTAATTGAAATATGTGCAACTGAAGCGCCTGGGTTGCCAATTCACTTGTCGACACAAGCATCAGCGACAAACTATGAGACGTTAGAATTTTGGAAAGAAGAAGGGTTAGAACGTGTTGTACTTGCTCGTGAAGTTTCTATGGAAGAAGTAGCAGCTATTCGTGCCAATACAGATATTGAAATTGAAGCTTTTATTCATGGAGCGATGTGTATTTCATATTCTGGTCGTTGTACATTGTCTAATCATATGTCACAAAGAGATGCTAACCGTGGAGGATGTTCACAATCTTGTCGGTGGAAATATGATCTGTTTGATATGCCTTACGCTGGAGAACATCGTTCATTGTTAACGAATGGAGAGATTGCGGATGAACCTTTTTCGATGAGTGCAGTTGATATGTCAATGATTGAGCATATACCTGATTTAATTCAAAATGGTGTTGATAGTTTTAAAATTGAAGGCCGTATGAAATCAATTCACTATGTCTCAACAGTGGCAAATGTTTATAAAAAAGCGGTTGATAGCTATATGGAAGATCCAGAAAACTATGAATGTAAACAAGAGTGGATCGATGAGTTATGGAAGGTTGCTCAACGTGAGTTAGCAACAGGGTTCTACTATCAAACACCTACTGAAGAAGAACAATTATTCGGAGAGCGACGTAAGATTCCAGTTTATAAGTTTATTGGTGAAGTTCTGTCATATGACGAAGAAACAAAAATCGCAACAATTCGCCAACGTAATCACTTCCGAGTTGGAGATGAAATTGAGTTTTACGGACCAGGATTCCATCATTTTGAGCAAACAGTTGAAGAAATGAAAAATGAGGATGGTGAAGAAATCGATCGTGCGCCAAATGCTATGATGATTTTAACGATGCCTGTTTTGGAGCCTGTACAACCTGGAGATATGATTCGCAAGAAAAAGTAG
- a CDS encoding cytochrome ubiquinol oxidase subunit I, which translates to MGILELARFQFGMTTIFHFFFVPVSIGLGLAIAIMETMYAVKKEQVYRDMSKFWGKIFLLSFAVGVVTGIIQEFQFGMNWSDYSRFMGDIFGAPLAVEALLAFFMESTFIGIWAFTWDKVSPKVHAIFMWFVAIGSTLSALWILAANSFMQNPVADIFTYNAETNRAELVSFGALLKNPQLWMEFPHVIFGAMVTGGFIIAGISAWKLLRKEDTIFFKTSMKLGLILGLVFSVATIAVGHAQTQAIIEDQPMKFAATEGIYEDTPDFAPWKTVGLFDEKNHKEGPSIEIPGMLSILGSSHEGSFKGMNTINKELQEKYEVEMTERFGPEEGKKYGEMDYYVPTTALFWSFRVMAGFGSLMALLSIVGLYLLRKGTIEKMKWLLVIIALCTFAPFISNTSGWLITELGRFPWTVYGLFTIGDSVSPNVTANQLLFSNIMYFFIFALLGGVMVFLTYRTAKYGPYAEEKEIENVDPLSKEAF; encoded by the coding sequence ATGGGTATTTTAGAATTAGCTCGTTTTCAATTTGGGATGACAACCATTTTCCATTTCTTCTTTGTTCCAGTATCAATTGGACTTGGATTAGCCATCGCCATTATGGAAACGATGTACGCCGTTAAAAAAGAACAAGTTTATCGCGACATGTCCAAGTTTTGGGGTAAGATTTTCTTACTAAGCTTTGCAGTCGGAGTTGTAACAGGTATTATTCAGGAGTTCCAATTTGGAATGAACTGGTCTGATTATTCTCGTTTCATGGGAGATATTTTTGGAGCACCGCTTGCGGTTGAAGCTTTATTAGCATTCTTCATGGAATCAACATTTATTGGTATTTGGGCATTCACTTGGGATAAAGTAAGCCCTAAAGTTCATGCAATCTTTATGTGGTTTGTAGCAATTGGCTCGACATTATCAGCTTTATGGATTCTAGCAGCTAACTCATTCATGCAAAACCCTGTTGCAGATATCTTTACTTATAATGCAGAAACAAATCGTGCTGAATTAGTAAGTTTTGGTGCATTACTTAAAAACCCTCAATTATGGATGGAATTCCCACACGTTATTTTCGGAGCGATGGTTACCGGTGGTTTTATTATTGCTGGGATTTCAGCTTGGAAATTATTACGTAAAGAAGATACTATTTTCTTTAAAACATCAATGAAATTAGGTTTAATTTTAGGTTTAGTGTTCTCAGTAGCAACGATTGCTGTTGGGCATGCACAAACACAAGCAATTATTGAAGATCAACCAATGAAATTTGCTGCAACGGAAGGTATCTATGAAGATACACCAGACTTTGCACCTTGGAAAACGGTTGGGTTATTTGATGAAAAAAATCATAAAGAAGGTCCTTCAATTGAAATTCCAGGTATGTTAAGCATTCTTGGTAGCTCTCACGAAGGTAGCTTCAAAGGTATGAATACAATTAATAAAGAATTACAAGAAAAGTATGAAGTTGAAATGACAGAACGTTTTGGACCTGAAGAAGGTAAAAAATATGGTGAGATGGATTATTATGTTCCAACAACAGCATTATTCTGGAGCTTCCGTGTTATGGCTGGTTTTGGTTCATTAATGGCATTACTTTCAATTGTTGGTCTTTACTTATTAAGAAAAGGAACAATCGAAAAAATGAAATGGTTATTAGTCATCATTGCGTTATGTACATTCGCTCCATTTATTTCGAACACATCAGGTTGGTTAATTACTGAATTAGGCCGTTTCCCATGGACAGTTTACGGATTGTTTACAATTGGTGACAGCGTATCTCCTAATGTCACAGCGAACCAATTATTATTCTCAAACATTATGTACTTCTTTATCTTTGCTCTTTTAGGAGGCGTTATGGTCTTCTTAACTTATCGTACAGCTAAGTACGGTCCATATGCAGAGGAAAAAGAAATTGAAAATGTAGATCCATTATCAAAGGAGGCGTTCTAA
- the cydB gene encoding cytochrome d ubiquinol oxidase subunit II, whose translation MSNLELLWFVLIAVLFMGFFILEGFDFGVGMATKLVAKNRHERDVLIESIGPVWDSNEVWLITAGGALFAAFPEWYASLFSGYYIVLFLILFALILRGVSFEFRHHMETDRGRSIWEWATFIGSTVAPFLFGLMFTSLVRGMPMDADKNIFASFGDYVNIFSIVGGIAVTLVCFLQGLNYIRLKTDGPVRERALKMAKPLYPVLFVGLIAFAGLLWANTDFFDKRPISTLAILVVIIAAAVLAMFGTFKDKEFMSFVGTSGILAGIVVLLFNGMFPRVMIGSEGHRDLLITEAASTPYTLKVMTIITCILLPIVLGYLVWTYYMFRKRINSKKIEG comes from the coding sequence ATGAGTAACTTAGAATTATTATGGTTTGTATTAATCGCTGTCCTATTTATGGGATTCTTCATTCTTGAAGGATTTGACTTCGGTGTCGGTATGGCAACGAAACTAGTTGCTAAAAATCGCCATGAGCGTGACGTCTTAATTGAATCAATTGGACCTGTTTGGGATTCAAATGAAGTTTGGTTAATCACTGCAGGTGGTGCATTATTTGCTGCCTTTCCAGAATGGTATGCATCATTATTTAGTGGTTACTATATTGTTTTATTCTTAATTTTATTCGCGTTAATCTTACGTGGTGTATCATTTGAATTCCGTCATCACATGGAAACAGATCGCGGTCGTTCAATTTGGGAGTGGGCAACATTTATTGGTAGTACAGTAGCACCATTCTTATTTGGATTAATGTTTACAAGTTTAGTTCGCGGTATGCCAATGGATGCTGATAAAAATATTTTCGCGAGCTTTGGTGATTATGTTAATATCTTCTCTATTGTTGGTGGTATTGCTGTAACGTTAGTATGTTTCTTACAAGGATTAAATTACATTAGGTTAAAAACTGATGGGCCTGTTCGTGAGCGTGCTTTAAAAATGGCAAAACCTTTATACCCAGTTTTATTTGTTGGTTTAATTGCTTTTGCTGGTCTACTTTGGGCCAATACAGATTTCTTTGATAAACGTCCAATTTCAACATTAGCTATTTTAGTTGTGATTATTGCAGCAGCTGTATTAGCAATGTTTGGAACGTTTAAAGACAAAGAATTTATGTCATTTGTTGGTACAAGTGGTATTTTAGCTGGTATCGTTGTTCTATTATTCAATGGGATGTTCCCACGTGTGATGATTGGTTCAGAAGGACATCGTGATTTATTAATTACTGAAGCAGCAAGTACACCGTACACATTAAAAGTAATGACAATTATTACTTGTATCTTACTGCCAATCGTATTGGGGTACTTAGTGTGGACTTACTACATGTTTAGAAAGAGAATTAACTCAAAAAAAATCGAGGGATAA
- the cydD gene encoding thiol reductant ABC exporter subunit CydD: MIDKNILKIKKIKPVLIGLAGLAVLQALLIIGQAYFLAKAISNLWNGETVTSQLINVGLFFSCFILRQVGNYVKDKMLDTFAYEESQKIRQQLLEKTFALGPNFVQKEGTGNMVTMAIEGISQVEDYFTIILPKIVNMMIIPWVIVAFVFTQDLQSGFTLLIVFPIIILFMIILGYAARAKADRQYEGYQILSNHFIDSLRGLETLNLLGLSKRYGKNVHDVSENYRKATMSTLKIAILSTFALDFFTTLSVAVIALFLGLRLIDGEMLLFPALTVLILAPDFFLPIRDFSNDYHATLNGGNTLKSIYNVLAQKETVSDNLANLSEWETDSTLSLKDVNVSYSSDIKFDALKDITFDWEGFGKVGVVGLSGSGKSTLIKLLGGFLNPTTDSTVAVNGIKMSTLNDKNWQKQLFYVPQDPYIFHGSLRDNVAFYVPSASDEEIIESIEKAGLFDVLEALPEGLSTIIGEGGQMLSGGQLQRVAIARAFLDNSRKILLFDEPTAHLDIETEAELKETILPMFDEKLVFFATHRLHWMKEMDHILVMKDGSIVEQGSYDELMNHPKGEYRKFVSEIKGGDLIND; the protein is encoded by the coding sequence ATGATTGATAAAAATATTTTGAAAATCAAAAAAATTAAACCTGTTTTAATTGGGCTTGCCGGACTTGCTGTCTTGCAGGCTCTTTTAATTATAGGTCAAGCATATTTTTTAGCTAAAGCTATTAGCAATTTATGGAATGGTGAGACAGTAACTTCTCAATTAATTAATGTAGGACTATTTTTTAGCTGTTTTATTTTGAGACAAGTTGGTAATTATGTTAAGGATAAAATGTTAGATACATTTGCCTATGAAGAGTCTCAAAAAATACGGCAACAATTACTTGAAAAAACATTTGCTCTAGGACCTAATTTTGTACAAAAAGAAGGAACCGGTAATATGGTAACAATGGCTATTGAAGGGATTAGCCAAGTTGAAGATTACTTCACTATTATTTTACCTAAGATTGTAAATATGATGATTATTCCGTGGGTGATTGTGGCGTTTGTTTTTACACAGGATTTACAATCAGGTTTCACTTTACTGATTGTCTTTCCAATCATTATTTTATTTATGATTATTTTAGGATATGCAGCCCGTGCTAAAGCTGATAGACAGTACGAAGGATATCAAATATTGAGCAATCATTTTATTGATTCTTTAAGAGGCTTAGAAACATTAAATCTTTTAGGTCTAAGTAAACGTTATGGTAAGAATGTTCATGATGTGAGTGAAAATTACCGTAAGGCGACGATGAGTACTTTGAAGATTGCTATTCTATCAACATTCGCATTAGATTTCTTTACAACATTATCAGTTGCAGTCATTGCTTTATTTTTAGGCTTGCGTTTAATTGATGGTGAAATGCTATTATTTCCAGCTTTAACAGTATTGATATTGGCGCCAGATTTCTTTTTACCAATTCGTGATTTTTCAAACGATTATCACGCAACCTTAAATGGAGGGAATACGTTAAAGAGTATCTATAATGTATTGGCTCAAAAAGAAACGGTTAGCGATAATTTAGCGAACCTGAGCGAATGGGAAACGGATTCCACATTATCTTTAAAAGACGTCAATGTAAGTTATAGTTCAGATATTAAATTTGATGCTCTTAAAGATATTACATTCGATTGGGAAGGATTTGGTAAAGTTGGTGTTGTTGGCCTATCGGGGTCTGGGAAATCAACGTTAATAAAATTGTTAGGCGGCTTCTTGAACCCAACAACAGATAGTACGGTAGCGGTAAACGGTATTAAGATGTCAACTTTAAATGATAAGAACTGGCAAAAACAACTATTTTATGTGCCGCAAGATCCATATATTTTTCATGGTAGCTTGCGTGATAATGTAGCATTTTATGTTCCTAGTGCAAGTGATGAAGAAATTATCGAGTCAATTGAAAAAGCTGGATTATTTGATGTCCTAGAGGCTTTACCAGAAGGGCTGAGCACCATCATTGGTGAAGGTGGACAAATGTTGAGCGGGGGACAATTACAGCGTGTAGCCATTGCCAGAGCTTTTTTAGATAATAGTAGAAAAATTTTATTATTTGATGAACCAACTGCGCATTTAGATATTGAAACAGAAGCGGAACTAAAAGAAACGATATTACCAATGTTTGATGAAAAATTAGTATTCTTTGCAACGCACCGTTTGCATTGGATGAAGGAAATGGATCATATTTTAGTTATGAAAGATGGTTCAATCGTTGAGCAAGGTAGTTATGATGAGCTAATGAATCATCCAAAGGGAGAATACCGTAAATTTGTTTCTGAGATTAAGGGAGGTGACCTAATTAATGACTAA